GCAGCATCCGGGCGATCAAGCGTGGCCAGCATCTGGTGGTGCGGGTGCGGCCCAATGCCAATTTCCGGCTGCTCTTTACCGGCCATATGGACACGGTCTTCCCCGTGGATCATCCGTTTCAGCAGCAGAAATGGCTCGAACCCGGCATACTCAACGGCCCCGGCCTTGCCGATATGAAGGGCGGTATATCTGTGATGCTGGCTGCGCTTCAGGCGGTGGAGAAGGCGGGCACCAGCATCGGCTATGACATATTGATCAACAGCGACGAGGAAGTCGGCTCAGGCGCATCGGCAGCGCTGATCGCTGAACTCGCCAGCGGCAAGGTGGCTGCCCTTACCTATGAACCCGCCCTGCCCGATGGCACTTTGGCCGGCGCGCGCGGCGGATCGGGCAATTACGCCATCCATATCACCGGCAGATCCGCCCATGCCGGACGCAACCCGGAGGAAGGCCGCAACGCCATTGTCGCCGCCTCTGCGCTGGCGGTGGCGCTGAAAGGTCTGACCCGCGAAGGACTGGCGTGCAATCCGGCAAAGATCGAGGGCGGTGCCGCAAACAATGTCGTGCCCGATCATGCAATATTGCATGTCAATTTCCGCCCCAAAACACCTGATATGCAGAGCTTTGCCGAGCAATCGCTGGACCAGCTTATGGAAGCTGTTGCGGCAGAGCATGAGGTCTCGATTCACGCCCATGGCGGCTTTGGACGGCCGCCAAAGCCGATTGATGACCAAGCCGAAAAGCTGTTTACGCTGGTCAAGCAATGTGGCGCCGATCTGGGCCTGTCCATCAGCCACCGGGCTACGGGCGGGGTGTGCGACGGCAACAACATCGCCGCCTGCGGGGTGCCGGTGGTCGATACCATGGGCGTGCGCGGCGGCGCGATTCATTCATCTGACGAATTCATGATTGTCGACAGCCTGGCCGAGCGCGCACGGCTTTCGGCACTGACCATCATGCGCATGGAAAAAAGAGGCGGTTTATGAGCTTCCGCATTCGCGCGGCGCGGCTGGATGATCTGCAGGCACTGTATGAAATGGCGAAGCTCACCGGCGGCGGATTCACCAATTTACCCGCCGATCGCTCTTCGCTGCGCGCCAAGCTGGAGCAGTCCGATACCGCCTTTGCCCGCACTGTCGACGAACTTGCCGATGAGCGCTTTGTCATGGTGTTGGAGAATATCGATACCAGACAGGTGCGCGGCACATGCCAGCTGTTTACCCAGGTCGGACAGCAATGGCCCTTCTATTCCTATCGCATGAGCACGCTGACCCAATATAGCGATGAGCTGGACCGGACATTTCGTGCTGAAATGCTCAGCTTGGTTACTGACCTGGAGGGATCGTCCGAAGTTGGCGGGCTGTTCCTACACCCGAATGAACGTGCTGGCGGGCTTGGGCTTTTGCTCGCGCGCAGCCGCTATCTGTTCATCGCCCAGCACCGCGCGCGTTTTGCCGGTCAGCTTCTCGCCGAATTGCGCGGGATTATCGATGATGCAGGTGACTCGCCCTTTTGGGATGGCATTGGCGGCAAGTTTTTTGGCATGAGTTTTGATGAAGCCGATATGTTCAATGCGCTGCACGGCAATCAGTTTATCGCTGACCTGATGCCGAAAAACCCGATCTATACCGCCATGCTGGATGAGGATGCGCGCAATGTCATCGGTCGCCCGCATGTCAGCGGTCGGGCCGCCATGCGGATGCTGGAGAATGAAGGCTTTGTCTTCGAAAATTATGTCGACATTTTTGACGGCGGCCCGACCATGGTGGCGCGTACCGATAATGTGAAATCCATTGCCGGCGCGGAACGCACAAAACTGATCGACCGGCTCGACAATAATAGCGCCGACAAAGCCCATAAAGCGTTGGTCGCTACCGGAAAGCTGCGCGATTTCCGTTGCGCCTATGCCATGGTCGCTAAAGGTGATGAGGGCGTGATGCTGGATGATGATGCGATCGATACGCTGGATATTGCAAGCGGTGAAGAACTGCTGATGATAGCACGCTAACGCTGGAAAGCCCGATATATGCCCCTTACCGAGATCAACTTTGACGGCATTATCGGC
Above is a genomic segment from Pseudomonadota bacterium containing:
- a CDS encoding hydrolase produces the protein MTQTLSLTADEQAALDSIDQDHMLKQVQDWSAINSGSGNLDGLTHMAKVLQLAFSVLPGSAELVDPDPVEQMTSDGSIRAIKRGQHLVVRVRPNANFRLLFTGHMDTVFPVDHPFQQQKWLEPGILNGPGLADMKGGISVMLAALQAVEKAGTSIGYDILINSDEEVGSGASAALIAELASGKVAALTYEPALPDGTLAGARGGSGNYAIHITGRSAHAGRNPEEGRNAIVAASALAVALKGLTREGLACNPAKIEGGAANNVVPDHAILHVNFRPKTPDMQSFAEQSLDQLMEAVAAEHEVSIHAHGGFGRPPKPIDDQAEKLFTLVKQCGADLGLSISHRATGGVCDGNNIAACGVPVVDTMGVRGGAIHSSDEFMIVDSLAERARLSALTIMRMEKRGGL
- a CDS encoding arginine N-succinyltransferase; translated protein: MSFRIRAARLDDLQALYEMAKLTGGGFTNLPADRSSLRAKLEQSDTAFARTVDELADERFVMVLENIDTRQVRGTCQLFTQVGQQWPFYSYRMSTLTQYSDELDRTFRAEMLSLVTDLEGSSEVGGLFLHPNERAGGLGLLLARSRYLFIAQHRARFAGQLLAELRGIIDDAGDSPFWDGIGGKFFGMSFDEADMFNALHGNQFIADLMPKNPIYTAMLDEDARNVIGRPHVSGRAAMRMLENEGFVFENYVDIFDGGPTMVARTDNVKSIAGAERTKLIDRLDNNSADKAHKALVATGKLRDFRCAYAMVAKGDEGVMLDDDAIDTLDIASGEELLMIAR